A genomic segment from Pseudostreptobacillus hongkongensis encodes:
- the mutL gene encoding DNA mismatch repair endonuclease MutL, whose protein sequence is MAKIKILDESISNIIAAGEVVENPSSMIKELLENSLDAKSTNIIIEVLNGGTYVKISDNGVGMGKDDVLLSIERHATSKIFKKEDIFNLSTYGFRGEALASIASVSKLSISSKQADDKMGTILNSYAGVVRKYEDISRSNGTEIEIRDLFYNLPARKKFLRKDSTENNKIKDIVLKEALANSNVSITLYIDGKQSLKTSGTNMETTIFELFGKNVLKNLTKFKYGYLCNVEILRSSKEYIFTYVNGRYVKSNVIERAVIDAYYTKLMKGKYPFVIINYNINPNEIDVNVHPSKKLVKFSDERIIYNDIKGSIDDFFYEYDRKNWQPVLKPKFDDFNNLDDIPKNQVSLFKDEVNTFKTIEDERKTEIVEENSVEIIPSYEVEENLSVKERLIAESDNEDNQYMQGFFEKGNGTNIKYDVLGQIFNTYILVNRNDTLEIYDQHIIHERLLYEELMDSYKKKEFSSQLLLMPDIMELIPQDKDLVITHLDVFNEFGFEIDEISDKKIAIRAVPNFNFRESIENIIYKIIEDLKNKDKVGDIREKILISMSCKGAIKAGQKLTMDEMQNMVRRLHEVGKYTCPHGRPIITKITKYDLDKMFGRVK, encoded by the coding sequence ATGGCTAAAATAAAAATATTAGATGAAAGTATTTCAAATATTATAGCTGCAGGAGAAGTAGTTGAAAATCCATCTAGCATGATAAAAGAATTATTAGAAAATTCATTAGATGCAAAGTCAACAAATATAATAATAGAAGTTTTAAATGGAGGAACTTATGTAAAAATATCTGATAATGGTGTAGGTATGGGTAAAGATGATGTTCTTTTAAGTATAGAAAGACATGCAACATCTAAAATATTTAAAAAAGAAGATATTTTTAATTTAAGTACCTATGGATTTAGAGGTGAGGCATTAGCTTCTATTGCATCTGTTTCAAAACTTTCGATTTCAAGTAAACAAGCTGATGATAAAATGGGGACTATATTAAATTCTTATGCAGGAGTTGTTAGAAAATATGAAGATATTTCAAGAAGTAATGGTACAGAAATTGAAATAAGAGATCTTTTCTATAATCTACCAGCAAGAAAAAAGTTTCTTAGAAAAGATTCTACAGAAAATAATAAAATTAAAGATATAGTTTTAAAGGAAGCCTTAGCTAATTCTAATGTTTCAATTACTTTATACATAGATGGTAAACAAAGTTTGAAAACTAGTGGAACTAATATGGAAACTACAATATTTGAACTTTTTGGGAAAAATGTATTAAAAAATCTAACTAAGTTTAAATACGGATATTTGTGTAATGTTGAAATATTGAGATCATCAAAAGAATATATATTTACTTATGTTAATGGGAGATATGTTAAATCAAATGTTATAGAAAGAGCAGTTATTGATGCATATTACACTAAATTAATGAAAGGTAAATATCCTTTTGTTATTATTAACTATAATATTAACCCAAATGAAATAGATGTAAATGTACATCCTTCAAAGAAATTAGTTAAATTTTCTGATGAAAGAATAATATATAATGATATAAAAGGAAGCATTGATGATTTCTTTTATGAATATGATAGAAAAAATTGGCAACCAGTTTTAAAACCTAAATTTGATGACTTTAATAATTTAGATGATATACCTAAGAATCAAGTAAGTCTATTTAAAGATGAAGTAAATACTTTTAAAACTATTGAAGATGAAAGAAAAACAGAAATAGTTGAAGAAAATTCTGTTGAAATTATACCTAGTTATGAAGTTGAGGAAAATCTTAGTGTTAAAGAAAGGTTAATAGCAGAAAGTGATAATGAAGATAATCAGTATATGCAAGGTTTCTTTGAAAAAGGAAATGGTACTAATATTAAATATGATGTTTTAGGTCAAATATTTAATACATATATACTTGTAAATAGAAATGATACACTTGAAATATATGATCAACATATAATACATGAAAGATTACTTTATGAAGAATTAATGGATTCATATAAGAAAAAGGAATTTAGTTCACAGTTATTACTTATGCCAGATATTATGGAGCTTATTCCTCAAGATAAAGATTTAGTTATAACTCATTTAGATGTATTTAATGAATTTGGATTTGAAATAGATGAAATATCAGATAAAAAAATAGCTATACGTGCAGTACCTAATTTTAATTTTAGAGAAAGTATAGAAAATATAATCTATAAAATAATTGAAGATTTGAAAAATAAGGATAAAGTTGGAGATATCAGAGAAAAAATATTAATATCAATGTCATGTAAAGGAGCTATTAAAGCTGGTCAAAAACTTACAATGGATGAAATGCAGAATATGGTTAGAAGATTACATGAAGTTGGAAAATATACTTGTCCTCATGGTAGACCCATAATTACAAAAATAACAAAATATGATTTAGATAAAATGTTTGGTAGAGTAAAATAA
- a CDS encoding 23S rRNA (pseudouridine(1915)-N(3))-methyltransferase RlmH codes for MVKINIICIGKIKEKYIEEGINEFKKRLSKYIKLNIIELKEENDDNIKVSIERESGYILDSISKNKGYNILLDLRGKNIFSPELSEKIFGLTLTTSTINLIIGGSNGVSDNVRQEMDFLLCFSKMTFPHQLMRLILLEQIYRAVCIHNNIKYHK; via the coding sequence ATGGTTAAAATTAATATAATTTGTATAGGGAAAATTAAAGAAAAATATATTGAAGAAGGAATAAATGAATTTAAGAAAAGACTTTCAAAATATATAAAACTTAATATAATAGAATTAAAAGAAGAAAATGATGATAATATTAAGGTAAGTATTGAAAGAGAAAGTGGTTACATTTTAGATTCCATATCTAAGAATAAAGGATATAATATTTTGCTAGATCTTAGGGGGAAAAATATATTTAGTCCTGAATTATCAGAAAAAATATTTGGATTAACTTTAACAACAAGTACTATTAATTTAATAATAGGTGGTTCAAATGGAGTAAGTGATAATGTAAGGCAGGAAATGGATTTTTTACTTTGTTTTTCTAAAATGACCTTCCCACATCAATTAATGAGATTGATATTACTAGAACAAATCTATAGAGCTGTATGTATTCATAATAATATAAAGTATCATAAATAG
- a CDS encoding DUF1934 family protein has product MEIEFLNLLDNERSVHNIECLMKENKYKFSIEKDEYEISIFDNELHISRMGEISYINKHKKGKITKSNMSLKDMSFDVYIVTTKLDIDDKNINLMYNMYTDRNAINLISSFDIKIKF; this is encoded by the coding sequence ATGGAAATAGAGTTTTTAAACTTATTAGATAACGAAAGATCTGTTCATAATATAGAATGTTTAATGAAAGAAAATAAATATAAGTTTTCTATAGAAAAAGATGAATATGAAATAAGCATATTTGATAATGAATTACATATATCAAGAATGGGTGAAATATCATATATTAATAAACATAAAAAAGGTAAAATAACAAAATCTAATATGAGTTTAAAAGATATGTCTTTTGATGTATATATAGTAACTACAAAATTAGATATAGATGATAAAAATATAAATTTGATGTATAATATGTATACTGATAGAAATGCTATTAATTTGATTTCAAGTTTTGATATAAAAATTAAATTTTAG